TCTTTAAAATAAGCGTCCGACGATTCCGAAATACTATCCACTTTATTGGTCTGATGAAACTCCACAACATCTTCGGCGTAGTCAGGTGATACTTGTGACTGTCTCAAAAATTCCACTAGGGCGGTTCTTTCCTTGTCCGACACAAAAACGCCTTGAATTCTGGAGGGTTTAGACGCGTCTGGCGGAACAAAAAGCATATCTCCCCGACCCAAAAGTTTATCCGCTCCCGGCTGATCGATAATAACCCGCGAATCAATCTGCGAGGTCACATTAAAAGCAACACGGCAAGGAACATTGGCTTTAATCAGCCCAGTTAAAACATCAACCGAAGGTCTCTGGGTAGCCAAAATTAAATGAATTCCCACGGCTCGGGCAAGTTGGGCAATTCGACAAACCGCTTTTTCGGTGTCGGCTGCCGCGGTCATCATTAAATCCGCTAATTCGTCAACGATAATAATAATGTAAGGCAATGCCTGAAACCCCGAAAGCTCGTTGTATAAATCAATATCGCGAACCTTGGCGTTTTCGAAGAGCTTATACCTTCTTTCCATTTCGGAAATTGCCCATTTAAAGGCGGGAAGCGCTTTGTGCGCATCTACAATAACCGGGGTTAGCAAATGCGGAATATCTTTGTAGCCCACTAATTCTACTCGTTTAGGATCTACCATAATAAACTTGCATTCCGCGGGAGAGCATCTAAAAAGCAGTGTGGCAATCATGGAGTGCAACATCACCGATTTTCCAGAACCAGTTGCTCCGGCAACCAATACATGAGGCATTTTGGAAATATCGTATATTATCGGAGTCCCCGAAACATCTTTTCCAAGCGCAATAGTTAATTTAGATTTAGCTTTTGCCATTTTATCCGAAAGCATAATTTCTTTTAGGGTTACTAGTTCCGAGGAGTTGTTGGGAACTTCTATTCCAATCAGCGATCGCCCTGGGATGGGAGCTTCTATTCTTACCGATCCTGTGGGTGAGGCAAGAGCTAGTGCCAGGTCGTTTGAGAGCGAGGTAATTTTAGTAATTTTGGTTCCCTGGACTGTTTCCATGGCATACTGGGTAACTGCAGGACCCTTGTTTACTTCTACAACCCGAGACTTAATGCCAAAAGAATCCAAGGTCTTTTCTATGACACTTGCTCTCTGCTTAACATCTCCTCTCTCGGCTTTAATTTGGGGAGGTTCCGATAGTAAGCTAATAGGTGGATACTCCCAAACAAGATCGTTGTAAGGAAGGTTCGAAACTGTCTTTGCTGGTGGAACGGTAGTTTGTTGACTGGCGACACTGGGGATCTTCTCTTTGGTTAGTGTTTCTTTTGGTTCTCCAATTGTTGGAACAACCTCAAAACCTAGCTCCTTATCAGCTTCTCCTTGTTGCTGTTCCGCACCTTCCCGTTTTATTCTTACCTTATTAAGACACCCCTTGATTTGCTCCCAAAAGGCTTTAAAAGAAGCCGTTGCGCCTACTAGTATTCTTTCTAGGCTCATTTCGAACATCAGAACAAAAGAAAATACAATAAGTAAGATAAATAGCAGATAAGCACCGAAAGAAGAAATATACAGACTAACTTTCAAAAAAACCGTTTCTCCTAATAGCCCTCCCCGCATTTCGAGTATACCAAGAAGTGCCACAAAAAATATCAGTAGCCCAAACAGCGTTCGTGTTTCCAAAATTCTCCATTTTAAGTTTCTCAAGAAAAAAAGCCCTAAATAAAGCAAGATTACAGGAACAACGAACGCCCCAAAACCAAAAAGCTCTATTAAAGTATCTTGAACAACTTTGTTAAAAAGGGCATTGGAGTAAGCGAGAGACACCGCGCAAAGCGCGCCAACCCCCCACAAGACTAGCGCTACAATCGAAAATAGCGCCTCGGAATTTAGCGATATTCCCAATGGTCTTCTTTTTGGTTTTCTTCCCCGTTTTGCCATAAGACAATTATGGCATTAGAGACGCATCTATTCAATCTTGTATTTAGCCTTTAAATAGGATATAAGAAAACATATGCTCCAAAGAGAAAAAACCGCAGATTTAATTGCCAAAGTGGGCGAAAAAGTTAGAGTTTCGGGGTGGGTGCAGTCTATAAGAAACCACGGTAAGGTGGTGTTTTTGGATTTGCGAGATTCCTCGGGGGTTTTACAGTGCGTGGGGACAGTGTTAGAGCAAAAAATTGGTCTGGAAGATGTAATTACCATTGAGGGACTGGTTAAGCCAAGACCAAAAAATATGATCAATCCCGAAATTTTAACCGGGACGATAGAATTGCAAATAGAAAAGATCACCATTCTCGAAAAATCCGCTCCTCTCCCGTTTGACATGGGCGCAAATGAATTAGCAGTTTCGCTTCCAGTGCTTTTAGACTACCGCTCGCTTACCTTAAGACACCCCAAGATTAAAGCTATTTTTAAAGTGGAAAATCAGATTATTAACACATTTAGGCGAGTTATGAGTGGGTTGGGTTTTGAGGAGTTTTATGCTCCAACTTTTGTGGCATCGGCAACCGAAGGCGGATCTAATGTTTTTCCGGTAAAATATTTTGAACACAACGCCTACATGGCGCAAAGCCCTCAACTCTATAAGCAAATTATGCTAGGTGTTTTTGAAAGGGTTTTTTCTGTTGCCCGAGCCTATCGGGCAGAACCCAGCGTTACTACAAGGCATCTTTGCGAATACATTAGCCTAGACGCCGAAATGGGATTTATTGATAGTTGGAAAGATATTTTGGTTGTTTTGGAAAAATTATTTTTTGAAATATTTTTAGATTTAAACAAATTCTGCTCTCCAGAGCTTGCTTTGTACAATCAAGCCACACCACAAGTGGCAAAAACAATTCCTTATCTTAAAATGCGCGAGGCCCAGCAAATTATTTTTGAGAGCACCGGCGTAGATCATCGAAAAGAACCCGATTTAGATCCCGAGGACGAAAGAGAAATTTGTAGGTGGGCGCGAGAAACTCACAAGAGCGATCTTGTTTTTATCACGCACTATCCAACCAAAAAGAGAGCTTTTTATACCATGCCAGATCCCGAAAATCCTGAATTTTCTTTAAGTTTTGATTTGCTGGGACGGGGTTTAGAATGGGTTTCGGGAAGCCAGAGAATTAACAACTACAACCAGTTGCTCCAGGCAATCAAAGATCGCGGAAATAAAGAGAAAGATTTTGAGCTTTACTTAATGGCTTTTAAATACGGCATCCCGCCAGAGGGCGGATTTGCTCTAGGGGCGGAACGAATTGCCATGCAAGTTTTGGGTTTAAATAATATTCGCGAAGCCTCGCTTTTTCCCCGAGACATGGAAAGAATTGATGTCGGTCTTAGCAAATTAAATCCCCAAACTAAATGAAAAAAAAATCTCCAGCAAGACCATTTGCTAAAATTTTTGTTTTTTCTCTATTTCTTTTGGGACTGCTGTTTGTTGCGCCCTCTCCCACATTTCTGTCTTCTAGTAATCTTTTGACCGAAGAAGATTTTATCTTAAAAAAAGGCGCGGTTGCCGGAGCTTCCGCAACAACTGTATCTACACTTAACAATAACCAGACGCCCGCTCCCTTGATAACAGCTACAAGCGCCATTGCTGTTAATGCAAAAACTGGAAAACCTCTTTACGAAAAAAACCCCGATGCTCCTCTTCCCCCAGCTTCGACTACCAAAATAGTAACCGCTTTGGTAATTTTGGAAAATTATGACTTGGCGCAAGTAGTTGCTATTCCTCCAACTTGCGTAGGACTTGATGAACCAACGGTGGGATTTTTCGCAAATGACCAGGTTACTATCGAAAGTCTGCTTTACGGAATGTTAGTTAAAAGCGCCTCGGATGCCGCGTGTTCCTTGGCTCATGTAAGCGCAAGCTATGGAGAGTTTATCAACAAGATGAATACTAAAGCCCAAGATTTAGGTTTAACCAGCACAGTTTTTAGTAACGAAATTGGGTTTGATAGCGAAGATCAAAACCAATTGACAACCGCAAGAGATTTATCAGTACTGGCGCAGGAGGCCATGAAAAACGATATTTTTAGAATTATAGTTGGAACACGCGAAATAAAAGTCACCACAAATCTTTTTAAGAAAACCTATACTATTACAACTACCAACGAATTGCTCAAGGAAATTCCCGGAACTACGGGAATTAAAACCGGTAATACCGAAAAAGCCAAAGGGTGTCTGGTTTACTCCTACGATAATCTGGGAAAGAAGATTCTAATTGTGATTTTGGGGAGTGATGATAGGTTTGGTGATGCTAAGAATATTTTGGATTGGATACTATTGCTTTAGTTTTTCGGGGGAGAGAGCGTTGTAATAAAGCACAAAGGCTCCTTCTTTTCCATCGGCAAATTTGGCTTTGCCGGAAAGACTAAAATAAGGCTCCAGCAGATCTTGAAAATTATTGCTTTCTAAATAGACTATGCTTGCCTCGTTAATTTCCAGCTTAGTAACTGGATCTCCTGCGTAGTTCTCGTATTTGCCAGCGTCATTTGTATAAAGACTAACAAGCAATCCTTGATTGTTTTGAATTTTGTCCCAAGCGTTTGAGATGTTATTGGTGGGATATTCGGAACCTTGCGCAAAGTCAAAATTATGCCAAAAGTATTTAAACTCTACAACCTTGACTGCCATAGTGGGATCTTGCCCTAGAATGATGTAAACCACGGGGGATGTGGGCGACTCCGAAGCGACATTGTACAGCTCGCTACCATCTTTAATCTGCCGAGTAATACTAACTTTGGTAAATTGGGATTCTTCCGATGTTGCAACTGATACATAATTTCCCGCAATTAAATTTAAGTATTCAATCTCAATTTTAGAATTCTGAATTTCTTCGCTTGCTAAATTAGCCTGCTTTAGTAGCTCCAATAGAGTACTTTTGGCAACCTCTCCTGTTGGCGCCCTATATGTTGCGTAATATGCCGGAGGATTATTTCTGTCGTATCTGAGGCTAAAAAAATTATTGTAAGCCTGCCCCCAAAAAATTCTCGAGGAGTAAACAAGTTTGTTTCTGTCGAAATAAAGGTCGCTCCACTTAAACTCCGTGAAGCTTATTTTTTCGGGATCTCTTACGAATCCAAAAACAGTTGCCACAACCTTGACCTTTTTTTCGGCAAGAATAGAGAGTGTTGGGGTAACTGCGGGGTAAATTTTAAGCCTTTGGGGGAGGATTGGTAATTTTCCAGTCTTGGTATCTAGAATGTAAATTGGGCCAGTTTCTTGATTGAGTTTTATAGAATCTATCTTTGTTGGGGTAATAAGACCAAATCTTGCCTCTGGGGCAACAACAATGGGAGGTCTAGTTTTTTTATAGTAGTCGATGCCATAGCCTAAACCCGCCTTGGCTACAAAGTAAAGTGCAGTAGCAAGAATAGAAAGCCGAGCAAACTTTTTAAAGTCAATTACAAATTCGGTTAAGGACATACCATTTGATGATACACTAATCTGGCATTTGATGGTACACCATCTAAGCTACTTTACAACCCCACAGGTTGCAAACTAGCCTAAGATGGGTATAGTATTTCTCTATGGAAAATTTAAAGGCGCAACTTTTTACCGACGGTGGATCGCGGGGCAACCCTGGACCCGCGGGCATTGGCTGGGCAATTTGGATTGAAGATAGAAGGAAAATAGGAGGACAACACATAGGAATAGCGACAAATAATGTAGCTGAATATCAAGCCTTAATCCGTGGTCTTGAGGAATGCTCTAAACTTGGGATCCAGATTGTTGATTGTTTTTTGGATAGCAATTTAGTGGTAAATCAAATGAAAGGATTATTTAAAATTAAACAAGCCCGTTTGGCAATTCTTGCCCAACAGGCAAAAGATATTGCCCTAAGGTTTGTCTCTGTTAGCTACACTTACATTCCCCGCGAAAAAAACACTCTGGCAGATAAAATGGCCAATAAGGCATTAGATAAGCATCTTAACAATTAAAAACCCTCAAGCTACATATCACCCATATCACCCATCCCCCCCATGTTGCTACCTTGCCCGATAGGCTCTTTCTTTTCTGGAAGATCGGTGACTAGCGCTTCGGTTGTAATAACACTTATCGCAACACTGGTTGCGTTTTGAATTGCCGCTCGCACAACTTTGGCTGGGTCAATAATACCTTTTTCTACCATATCCTCAAATTTCATGGTCATAACATTGTATCCCAAGTTGCCCTCTTTTTTCTCCACTTCGCGGACTACCCAACCAGCATCCACTCCGGCGTTTTCTACAATCCTTCTTATTGGTTGATCTAGGGAATCTTTAAGAATTTGCGCGCCCAACGCTTCGTCTCCCTCAAGCTTTAGAGTATCAATTGCCCCTTTTAGTTTTAAGTAAGCCACACCGCCTCCAGCAACAATTCCTTCTTCCATGGCAGCCTTGGTGGCATTAACCGCGTCTTCTACTCGATATTTTTTCTCTTTTAATTCGGTTTCAGTTGCCGCGCCGACATTAATTACCGCAACCCCCCCAGATAGTTTTGCCAACCTCTCTTGCAATTTTTCTTTGTCAAAATCGCTGTCGGTTTTGGCAATTTGCGATTTAATTTGAGAAATTCTGTCAGAAATATTCTTGGAACTCCCTTTGCCTCCCACAATGACAGTTTCTTCTTTTCCAGCAACCACTCTGTCGGCCTTGCCCAAATCCTCGACTGTAACACTATCTAACTTTCGTCCCGTTTCCTCGGAAATGAATGTTCCGCCGGTTAAAACCGCAATATCGGCAAGCATTTCTTTGCGCCTGTCACCAAATCCTGGAGCTTTTACAGCCAGAGCGTTAAAGGTGCCTCTAATTTTATTCACGACTAGTGTTGCCAGCGCTTCGCCTTCTATTTCGTCGGCTACAATTACCAAATTCTTGGAGACTTTAACCAAATTTTCCAGCATAGGTAAAATGTCTTGAAGCGAGGTAATTTTTTGGTCGGTAATTAAAATATTGGCTCCTGTGACTTCGGCCTCCATTCTTTCGGCATTAGTTACAAAATATGGCGAAATATAGCCTTTATCAAAAACCATTCCCTCTTTGTATTCCACTTCCAGTTTAAGCCCTTTGCCTTCCTCAACAGTTACAACCCCTGCTACTCCCACTTTTTCCAAAGCATCAG
The Patescibacteria group bacterium genome window above contains:
- a CDS encoding DNA translocase FtsK gives rise to the protein MAKRGRKPKRRPLGISLNSEALFSIVALVLWGVGALCAVSLAYSNALFNKVVQDTLIELFGFGAFVVPVILLYLGLFFLRNLKWRILETRTLFGLLIFFVALLGILEMRGGLLGETVFLKVSLYISSFGAYLLFILLIVFSFVLMFEMSLERILVGATASFKAFWEQIKGCLNKVRIKREGAEQQQGEADKELGFEVVPTIGEPKETLTKEKIPSVASQQTTVPPAKTVSNLPYNDLVWEYPPISLLSEPPQIKAERGDVKQRASVIEKTLDSFGIKSRVVEVNKGPAVTQYAMETVQGTKITKITSLSNDLALALASPTGSVRIEAPIPGRSLIGIEVPNNSSELVTLKEIMLSDKMAKAKSKLTIALGKDVSGTPIIYDISKMPHVLVAGATGSGKSVMLHSMIATLLFRCSPAECKFIMVDPKRVELVGYKDIPHLLTPVIVDAHKALPAFKWAISEMERRYKLFENAKVRDIDLYNELSGFQALPYIIIIVDELADLMMTAAADTEKAVCRIAQLARAVGIHLILATQRPSVDVLTGLIKANVPCRVAFNVTSQIDSRVIIDQPGADKLLGRGDMLFVPPDASKPSRIQGVFVSDKERTALVEFLRQSQVSPDYAEDVVEFHQTNKVDSISESSDAYFKEAIRLVCLHNKASSSLLQRKLSIGYARAARLLDELEAQGIVSSATGSKPREVLIADAEEYLASSGKTS
- the aspS gene encoding aspartate--tRNA(Asn) ligase, with the translated sequence MLQREKTADLIAKVGEKVRVSGWVQSIRNHGKVVFLDLRDSSGVLQCVGTVLEQKIGLEDVITIEGLVKPRPKNMINPEILTGTIELQIEKITILEKSAPLPFDMGANELAVSLPVLLDYRSLTLRHPKIKAIFKVENQIINTFRRVMSGLGFEEFYAPTFVASATEGGSNVFPVKYFEHNAYMAQSPQLYKQIMLGVFERVFSVARAYRAEPSVTTRHLCEYISLDAEMGFIDSWKDILVVLEKLFFEIFLDLNKFCSPELALYNQATPQVAKTIPYLKMREAQQIIFESTGVDHRKEPDLDPEDEREICRWARETHKSDLVFITHYPTKKRAFYTMPDPENPEFSLSFDLLGRGLEWVSGSQRINNYNQLLQAIKDRGNKEKDFELYLMAFKYGIPPEGGFALGAERIAMQVLGLNNIREASLFPRDMERIDVGLSKLNPQTK
- a CDS encoding serine hydrolase, encoding MKKKSPARPFAKIFVFSLFLLGLLFVAPSPTFLSSSNLLTEEDFILKKGAVAGASATTVSTLNNNQTPAPLITATSAIAVNAKTGKPLYEKNPDAPLPPASTTKIVTALVILENYDLAQVVAIPPTCVGLDEPTVGFFANDQVTIESLLYGMLVKSASDAACSLAHVSASYGEFINKMNTKAQDLGLTSTVFSNEIGFDSEDQNQLTTARDLSVLAQEAMKNDIFRIIVGTREIKVTTNLFKKTYTITTTNELLKEIPGTTGIKTGNTEKAKGCLVYSYDNLGKKILIVILGSDDRFGDAKNILDWILLL
- a CDS encoding ribonuclease HI family protein, translating into MENLKAQLFTDGGSRGNPGPAGIGWAIWIEDRRKIGGQHIGIATNNVAEYQALIRGLEECSKLGIQIVDCFLDSNLVVNQMKGLFKIKQARLAILAQQAKDIALRFVSVSYTYIPREKNTLADKMANKALDKHLNN
- the groL gene encoding chaperonin GroEL (60 kDa chaperone family; promotes refolding of misfolded polypeptides especially under stressful conditions; forms two stacked rings of heptamers to form a barrel-shaped 14mer; ends can be capped by GroES; misfolded proteins enter the barrel where they are refolded when GroES binds) produces the protein MAKQILYGEEARKKLKAGVDKLSFAVATTLGPKGRNVALDKKWGAPSVVHDGVTVAKEIELADPFENMGAQIVKEAAEKTNDVAGDGTTTSTLLAQYLVDRGLKNVTAGANPMILRRGLEKARDAIGAEIKKMAKPITTKEERSQVATVSAQDSVIGNMIADALEKVGVAGVVTVEEGKGLKLEVEYKEGMVFDKGYISPYFVTNAERMEAEVTGANILITDQKITSLQDILPMLENLVKVSKNLVIVADEIEGEALATLVVNKIRGTFNALAVKAPGFGDRRKEMLADIAVLTGGTFISEETGRKLDSVTVEDLGKADRVVAGKEETVIVGGKGSSKNISDRISQIKSQIAKTDSDFDKEKLQERLAKLSGGVAVINVGAATETELKEKKYRVEDAVNATKAAMEEGIVAGGGVAYLKLKGAIDTLKLEGDEALGAQILKDSLDQPIRRIVENAGVDAGWVVREVEKKEGNLGYNVMTMKFEDMVEKGIIDPAKVVRAAIQNATSVAISVITTEALVTDLPEKKEPIGQGSNMGGMGDMGDM